A stretch of the Zeugodacus cucurbitae isolate PBARC_wt_2022May chromosome 6, idZeuCucr1.2, whole genome shotgun sequence genome encodes the following:
- the LOC128922413 gene encoding uncharacterized protein LOC128922413 — protein sequence MQHCKFLICLATLVTNYSLLIDFVEYRHNVKPLDGLLIFQANTFSSDGIERELQDHFRLPQIIVNNVATLNVQNFINIRSIALIFMEKLDQPRTWMLVSKILRARSFIPMIFVSLAVPSMDVQLKFFNYFRQLNILNTVVLFRENDTMMTNNRTELRGLNAHLLSVFLKRVNGTSTVMSHPINETTIRTIDMSANLVFRIDLIHRSMAPSYPVFQTKACLMLPVEPGIPVSWYLVYAFDISTWHALGFTFIAIALLKITINRNHSNSDLVLHGLSVLQLFLAQSVLLPGIRAVTRALFVIYFGVLFVVIVSVYGGSLTSLFSTRVRMPAVRTAEDFLKTGLMIMATDNERQLYFDAQLLPTSLESRIYNVGSGAAAIDRTIANTSFAYIMTRYKWFWYKKPQNHLENPVFRMASGSLCTPSLLQAFALQRQSPFRELLKILCLELQQLGFVDHWLAEVPPAVKFQLSNETGMSEVPLSLSHFTLGFHVLGVGWIIALVTFVGELIVSRRREIFASRVIKRLGKLGGK from the exons atgcaacactgcaagTTTCTAATATGTCTCGCCACATTAGTGACCAACTATAGTCTCCTCATCGACTTTGTGGAATACAGGCACAATGTGAAGCCCTTGGATGGCTTATTAATCTTTCAAGCAAATACATTTTCCAGCGACGGTATAGAACGTGAGCTGCAGGATCATTTCCGTTTACCGCAGATTATTGTGAATAATGTGGCAACATtaaatgtacaaaattttataaatatcagAAGCATCGCTTTGATCTTCATGGAAAAGCTTGACCAGCCGCGCACATGGATGCTAGTCTCAAAGATTTTACGGGCACGTTCCTTTATACCGATGATTTTTGTTAGCCTAGCTGTGCCATCGATGGATGTACAGTTGAAATTCTTTAACTATTTTAGACAACTAAATATACTCAACACGGTTGTGTTGTTTCGTGAGAATGATACAATGATG ACAAACAATCGCACTGAACTGCGCGGTCTAAATGCGCATTTGTTATCCGTCTTCTTGAAACGCGTTAATGGCACATCTACAGTTATGAGTCATCCGATAAATGAGACAACGATACGAACAATCGATATGAGCGCTAATCTTGTCTTTCGAATCGATCTTATCCATCGTAGCATGGCGCCTAGTTACCCTGTGTTCCAAACAAAGGCATGTTTGATGTTACCCGTGGAGCCTGGCATACCGGTGAGTTGGTATCTCGTGTACGCTTTCGATATTTCCACATGGCATGCGCTGGGTTTTACCTTTATTGCGATCGCTTTACTGAAAATCACCATTAATCGCAATCACAGTAATAGTGATCTCGTACTACATGGGTTGTCCGTATTGCAATTGTTTCTTGCTCAATCCGTTCTTCTACCTGGTATTAGAGCCGTAACAAGAGCTCTATTCGTAATTTATTTCGGAGTGCTTTTTGTGGTAATCGTGAGCGTATATGGGGGAAGTTTGACCTCACTGTTTAGTACACGGGTTCGCATGCCAGCGGTACGCACTGCCGAGGATTTCCTTAAAACCGGTTTGATGATAATGGCAACAGACAACGAACGGCAGCTTTATTTCGACGCCCAGCTGTTGCCGACTTCGCTCGAGTCGCGTATATATAATGTTGGAAGTGGCGCCGCTGCAATTGATCGTACGATTGCGAATACTTCGTTTGCCTATATAATGACTAGATACAAGTGGTTCTGGTATAAGAAACCACAAAATCATTTAGAAAATCCGGTGTTTCGTATGGCCAGCGGATCATTGTGTACGCCCAGTTTGCTACAAGCTTTCGCACTGCAAAGGCAATCGCCATTCAGAGAGTTGTTGAAAATACTCTGCTTAGAATTACAACAATTAGGATTTGTCGATCACTGGTTGGCCGAGGTGCCGCCTGCGGTCAAATTTCAACTGAGCAACGAGACGGGCATGTCTGAGGTGCCTTTGAGTTTGTCACATTTTACATTGGGATTTCATGTCCTGGGTGTGGGTTGGATTATAGCGTTGGTAACTTTTGTTGGTGAGTTAATTGTTTCGAGACGGCGTGAAATCTTCGCTTCGCGTGTTATTAAGCGCCTCGGAAAATTGGGTGGGAAGTAA